A region from the Mercenaria mercenaria strain notata chromosome 7, MADL_Memer_1, whole genome shotgun sequence genome encodes:
- the LOC123555469 gene encoding circumsporozoite protein-like: MVLKTLLLAYLLHLLPYTHGWSIVTSRPVVVEPEPEARLMSFEDIYSQKDTFRLNDEEMGLTALKDKKLVSCFVNDYDPYWLPGPSDKLYIIRNQPCDKVNKNTDFTTLKMKAGSKIASMCRDLYVFWLAARNMGPPPLPGMFPQQQSRDCPYDDDLLAPPMLEDGAPPMIHDGAPPMIGDGAPPMIHDGAPPMKRDGAPPVIHDDAPLMMQESASRTSNDGAAPMLDDGAPPMLREGAPPMSRDEEPPMIDDGAPPMLQSGVQPMFNDGEMRPPLIEKSHSRRDLDAPPSLAAVLKKMMKKNKETDIVAPPAQDMKTPPPPNQFRRNI, encoded by the exons ATGGTGTTGAAAACATTGTTACTTGCATATTTATTGCAT CTACTACCTTATACGCATGGATGGTCTATCGTGACATCACGTCCAGTGGTGGTGGAGCCGGAGCCAGAGGCGAGGCTGATGAGTTTTGAAGACATTTATAGCCAGAAGGACACCTTTAGACTGAATGATGAGGAAATG ggaTTAACAGCTCTTAAAGACAAGAAACTGGTATCCTGCTTCGTGAACGATTATGATCCGTATTGGCTACCCGGGCCTTCGGATAAACTATATATTATCAGAAATCAG cCTTGCGATAAAGTCAACAAGAACACAGACTTTACAACTTTAAAGATGAAAGCAGGCTCAAAAATTGCTAGCATGTGTAGAGATTTATACGTGTTTTGGCTTGCCGCCCGCAATATGGGACCTCCCCCGTTACCTGGTATGTTTCCGCAGCAACAGTCAAGGGACTGTCCTTACGACGATGACTTACTCGCACCGCCAATGTTAGAGGACGGCGCTCCACCAATGATTCATGACGGCGCACCGCCAATGATAGGGGACGGCGCTCCGCCAATGATACATGACGGCGCACCGCCAATGAAAAGGGACGGCGCTCCGCCAGTGATACATGATGACGCTCCACTAATGATGCAAGAGAGCGCATCACGAACGTCAAATGACGGGGCAGCACCAATGTTAGATGACGGCGCACCACCAATGTTGCGTGAAGGAGCCCCCCCAATGTCACGTGACGAAGAACCACCAATGATAGATGACGGCGCACCACCAATGTTACAAAGTGGCGTACAACCTATGTTTAATGACGGCGAAATGAGACCGCCCTTGATTGAAAAATCACATTCGAGGCGGGACTTAGACGCCCCTCCTTCTCTAGCGGCCGTATTGAAAAAgatgatgaaaaaaaacaaagaaacagatATCGTTGCACCTCCAGCACAGGACATGAAAACACCACCGCCTCCAAATCAATTTCGTAggaatatttga
- the LOC123555470 gene encoding uncharacterized protein LOC123555470, whose product MNEDGILWIVVAVCCAVLFTITVVIASIAIKWYCRRSGPPRIIRQSAENQSPAVPMSDIELNDTISDQRQVEQYQNDDNMMQEQVYQIYNESPHPDPSAPPLPPEYYMEYT is encoded by the exons ATGAATGAAG ATGGTATTTTATGGATTGTTGTAGCGGTCTGCTGTGCTGTCTTGTTCACCATTACAGTAGTTATTGCCAGTATAGCAATTAAATGGTA tTGTAGACGTTCTGGACCACCAAGAATAATACGTCAAAGTGCCGAGAATCAAAGTCCCGCAGTTCCAATGTCTGATATAGAACTAAATGACACTATTTCTGATCAAAGACAGGTAGAACAATatcaaaatgatgataatatgATGCAGGAACAAGTTTACCAGATATACAATGAATCTCCACATCCAGACCCATCAGCACCCCCTCTTCCACCGGAATATTATATGGAATATACTTGA
- the LOC123554367 gene encoding uncharacterized protein LOC123554367: protein MIKDDTLWIVVAVCCVVLFIITVVIAFIAFKMFCCRRTGPPRIIRQSAENQSAAVPMSDMKQNHNISDERQVEQHRNMMEEQVLKIFKESPHPEPSAPPLPPEYYMEYT from the exons ATGATACTTTATGGATTGTTGTAGCGGTCTGTTGTGTTGTATTGTTCATCATTACAGTAGTTATTGCCTTTATAGCATTTAAAATGTT TTGTTGCAGACGTACTGGACCACCAAGAATAATACGTCAAAGTGCCGAGAATCAAAGTGCAGCAGTTCCAATGTCTGATATGAAACAAAATCACAATATTTCTGATGAAAGACAGGTAGAACAACATCGAAATATGATGGAGGAACAAGTCctcaaaatattcaaagaatcTCCACATCCAGAACCGTCTGCACCCCCTCTTCCACCGGAATATTATATGGAATATACTTGA